Proteins from one Arthrobacter sp. DNA4 genomic window:
- a CDS encoding YciI-like protein codes for MHAVLEYTYADDYLESREQYRADHLRAGWEAVERGELLLGGAIGEGPFKGLLIFTGENPLEAAKAFAAADPYVINGVVTAWTASPWTTVLGNDAATPIRP; via the coding sequence ATGCACGCCGTGCTCGAATACACCTACGCTGACGACTACCTCGAGTCCCGCGAACAGTACCGCGCAGACCACCTCCGGGCGGGGTGGGAAGCAGTCGAACGCGGCGAGCTCCTGCTCGGCGGTGCAATTGGTGAAGGACCCTTCAAAGGGTTGCTGATCTTCACCGGCGAGAACCCGCTTGAGGCAGCAAAAGCTTTCGCAGCCGCCGACCCCTACGTCATCAACGGCGTCGTGACAGCGTGGACCGCCAGCCCGTGGACAACGGTGCTCGGAAATGACGCGGCGACACCCATTCGCCCTTAA
- a CDS encoding DeoR/GlpR family DNA-binding transcription regulator: MLSANARREEIYHLAVTTGLASVEELSAKFEVTASTIRRDLALLNSQGRLARTYGGAMAMGAHPEASLRQRTGEAFEQKHAIARWAASVIQPGESILLDAGSTAGALAHELRGFDRLSVTTPGLNTLQELADSEGIDVDCLGGRLRGVSQSFVGPLAEAALERMSFDRVFLGADAVTAEDGICEADHAQTRLKELMARRGRSVYVLADSSKLGLRPFHAWARLALPWTLVTDDGADPAQVQKFRDAGVQVEVAAVSG, encoded by the coding sequence ATGCTCAGCGCAAACGCGCGGCGCGAGGAGATCTACCACCTTGCCGTAACCACCGGCCTGGCCTCCGTGGAGGAGCTCTCCGCCAAGTTCGAGGTGACCGCGTCCACCATCCGCCGCGACCTTGCGCTGCTGAATTCGCAGGGCAGGCTGGCCCGGACGTACGGCGGGGCGATGGCCATGGGCGCGCACCCGGAGGCGTCGCTGCGGCAGCGCACCGGCGAGGCGTTCGAGCAGAAGCATGCGATCGCCCGCTGGGCGGCGTCGGTGATCCAGCCCGGGGAGAGCATCCTGCTCGACGCCGGTTCCACGGCGGGTGCGCTGGCGCACGAGCTGCGCGGTTTTGATCGGTTGTCTGTGACGACGCCTGGTCTGAATACCTTGCAGGAGCTGGCCGATTCCGAGGGCATCGACGTGGACTGCCTGGGCGGCCGGCTCCGGGGTGTGTCGCAGAGTTTCGTGGGGCCGCTGGCCGAGGCGGCGCTGGAGCGGATGAGCTTTGACCGGGTGTTCCTGGGCGCCGACGCCGTCACCGCCGAGGACGGCATCTGCGAGGCCGACCACGCCCAGACCCGGCTCAAGGAGCTCATGGCCCGGCGGGGGCGTTCCGTTTATGTTTTGGCGGACTCGTCCAAACTCGGGCTTCGGCCATTCCACGCGTGGGCCCGCCTGGCTTTGCCCTGGACGTTGGTGACGGACGACGGCGCCGACCCCGCGCAGGTGCAAAAGTTCCGGGACGCGGGGGTACAGGTTGAGGTGGCGGCGGTTTCTGGGTAG
- the pdxA gene encoding 4-hydroxythreonine-4-phosphate dehydrogenase PdxA, which produces MGRPIVAITMGDAAGIGPEIIVKALADSELRSKARMLVIGDLRRLQLAADIVASPLALRKVAEPSEALFEEGTIDVLDIDCIPEDLAWGELSAAAGHGSYLFIEKAVQLAMDRQVDAICTGPLNKAALHAAGHKFPGHTELLAELTGTEEVSMMLTAPKMRVIHVTTHIGLIDAIARINGDLVYRTIKRGYELLRTSGIENPRIAVCAINPHAGENGLFGYGEEAEKIQPGIEKAQADGINAFGPLPADTLFFLAGRGDFDLVVAQYHDQGHGPVKVLGLENGVNITVGLPVVRTSVDHGTAFDIAGKNIADHESLLEALRQAVDLAPTRDEAL; this is translated from the coding sequence ATGGGACGCCCGATCGTAGCCATCACCATGGGTGACGCCGCCGGCATTGGCCCGGAAATCATCGTCAAGGCCTTGGCGGACAGCGAACTCCGGTCCAAGGCACGGATGCTGGTCATCGGCGATCTCCGCCGGCTGCAGCTCGCCGCGGACATCGTCGCCAGCCCGCTGGCCCTGCGGAAGGTAGCGGAACCGTCGGAGGCGCTGTTCGAGGAAGGCACCATCGACGTGCTCGATATCGACTGCATTCCGGAGGACCTCGCCTGGGGCGAGCTGTCCGCCGCGGCCGGGCACGGTTCGTACCTCTTCATCGAAAAGGCCGTGCAGCTGGCGATGGACCGCCAGGTGGACGCCATCTGCACCGGCCCGCTGAACAAGGCGGCCCTGCACGCGGCCGGGCATAAGTTCCCCGGCCACACCGAACTCCTCGCCGAACTGACCGGCACCGAGGAAGTGTCCATGATGCTGACGGCGCCGAAGATGCGCGTCATCCACGTGACCACCCACATCGGGCTTATCGACGCCATCGCCAGGATCAACGGCGACCTGGTTTACCGGACCATCAAGCGCGGCTATGAGCTGCTGCGTACCTCCGGCATCGAGAACCCACGGATCGCCGTGTGCGCCATCAATCCGCACGCCGGCGAGAACGGGCTGTTCGGCTACGGCGAGGAGGCAGAGAAGATCCAGCCGGGCATCGAGAAAGCGCAGGCGGACGGCATCAACGCCTTCGGCCCGCTCCCGGCTGACACCCTGTTCTTCCTGGCCGGCCGCGGCGACTTCGACCTGGTGGTGGCCCAGTACCACGACCAGGGCCACGGCCCCGTGAAGGTCCTGGGCCTGGAGAACGGTGTGAACATCACCGTGGGCCTCCCCGTGGTGCGGACGTCTGTTGACCACGGCACGGCCTTTGACATCGCCGGCAAGAACATTGCGGACCACGAGTCGCTGCTCGAGGCCCTGCGGCAAGCTGTTGACCTGGCACCGACACGGGACGAAGCCCTCTAG
- a CDS encoding four-carbon acid sugar kinase family protein yields the protein MNTTAAKRWAIIADDLTGAADAAAAYGPTHSSSVILDLDSSWPEADILSVNTESRYLSAEDAAAAVTAAVARAMEQDRQIFKKIDSLLRGNVGAEVAAALAAVSGVRGMALVAPAFPATGRTTVGGIVHVNGAQTAQGRFDGDVAAALAAGGLSTELVGREAHRTPEDLAAHLRDVQERGTYAVVLDAVSDDDLSRVAAAAALLDFPTLLVGSGGLAGHVAPRGEGRDVLREQARHVKRTLTVIGSYSGLARQQTEALVAAGAEHITLDHGALEHPAVARKVAAAMLRTDVVLTPDPMGAVDKSQALVVAEALARATAAGIGNCEALVLTGGETATAVLKALGAGSFTVLGEVEPGVVMSLLPEPLPLLVTKAGAFGDAGTLARTTQFFSSTTTEMSTK from the coding sequence ATGAACACCACCGCAGCCAAGCGCTGGGCCATTATCGCCGACGACCTGACGGGAGCGGCAGATGCGGCCGCAGCCTACGGACCCACCCACAGCAGTTCCGTGATCCTCGACCTGGACTCGTCCTGGCCGGAAGCGGACATCCTGTCGGTCAACACCGAGAGCCGCTACCTTTCAGCGGAAGATGCAGCAGCCGCCGTCACCGCGGCCGTGGCACGGGCGATGGAACAGGACCGGCAGATCTTCAAGAAGATCGACTCGCTGCTCCGCGGCAACGTCGGTGCCGAGGTTGCCGCAGCGCTGGCTGCCGTCAGTGGCGTCAGGGGTATGGCATTGGTGGCCCCTGCCTTTCCGGCCACGGGAAGGACCACCGTGGGTGGCATCGTCCACGTCAACGGTGCGCAGACCGCACAGGGAAGGTTCGACGGCGACGTGGCGGCAGCGCTTGCCGCCGGAGGTCTTTCGACTGAACTGGTGGGCCGGGAGGCGCACCGCACCCCGGAGGACCTGGCCGCGCACCTGCGCGACGTGCAGGAACGCGGGACTTACGCCGTCGTACTTGACGCTGTTTCTGACGATGACCTCAGTCGGGTTGCCGCCGCGGCGGCCCTGCTGGACTTCCCCACTCTCCTGGTGGGTTCCGGCGGACTGGCCGGGCACGTTGCCCCTCGTGGAGAAGGACGCGATGTTCTTCGGGAGCAAGCGCGTCACGTGAAGCGGACCCTGACCGTGATCGGCAGCTATTCCGGCCTCGCCCGGCAGCAGACCGAGGCCCTTGTCGCCGCGGGCGCCGAGCACATCACGCTGGACCACGGGGCGCTCGAGCACCCGGCGGTAGCCCGGAAGGTGGCTGCCGCGATGCTGCGGACCGACGTCGTACTGACGCCGGATCCGATGGGTGCCGTGGACAAGTCGCAGGCGCTGGTCGTGGCCGAAGCGCTGGCACGCGCCACTGCCGCCGGCATCGGAAACTGCGAGGCGCTGGTCCTGACGGGCGGTGAAACGGCGACGGCGGTGCTGAAGGCGCTCGGCGCCGGCAGCTTCACCGTCCTGGGCGAGGTGGAGCCCGGCGTCGTGATGAGCCTGCTGCCGGAGCCCCTCCCCCTCCTGGTCACTAAGGCCGGTGCCTTCGGCGATGCCGGCACGCTGGCCAGGACCACACAGTTTTTCTCTAGCACAACGACTGAAATGAGTACCAAGTAA
- a CDS encoding 2-keto-3-deoxygluconate permease, translated as MSVPIKATMEKVPGGMMLIPLLIGAILGTFAPDSAKFFGSFTGALFTGGTTILAVFYVCMGASIDIKATPYILKKGGVLFGSKVLFAIIIGVIAGRFMGELPIDGGLLSGLSVLAILAALNDTNGGMYMALMGQYGKPKDVAAYSVMTLESGPFLTMVTLGVAGLSAFPWQALVGAIIPLLLGAILGALDPAMRKFLSSAAPVLIPFFALALGFGLNLGQVLNAGLLGVALGLFVLIGGGAVLFFADKLTGGSGIAGLAAATTAGNAATVPMLVAAANPAYSAAAGPATVLVAASVVVTAIGCPLMVAWYAKRLKAKQPVETREVTPAV; from the coding sequence ATGTCTGTCCCAATCAAGGCCACCATGGAAAAGGTTCCTGGCGGCATGATGCTGATTCCCCTGCTCATCGGCGCCATTCTTGGCACCTTCGCTCCGGATTCCGCCAAGTTCTTCGGCTCCTTCACGGGCGCGCTCTTCACCGGCGGCACCACCATCCTCGCGGTGTTCTACGTCTGCATGGGCGCGAGCATCGACATCAAGGCCACCCCGTACATCCTGAAAAAGGGCGGCGTCCTGTTCGGCAGCAAGGTCCTGTTCGCCATCATCATCGGCGTCATTGCCGGCCGGTTCATGGGTGAACTTCCCATCGACGGCGGCCTGCTCTCGGGCCTGTCCGTCCTGGCCATCCTGGCCGCGCTCAACGACACCAACGGCGGCATGTACATGGCCCTGATGGGCCAGTACGGCAAGCCCAAGGACGTTGCGGCCTACTCAGTGATGACGCTGGAATCCGGCCCGTTCCTGACCATGGTGACGCTCGGCGTCGCAGGTTTGTCAGCTTTCCCGTGGCAGGCCCTGGTGGGTGCCATCATCCCCCTGCTCCTCGGTGCCATCCTGGGTGCCCTGGACCCGGCGATGCGCAAGTTCCTTTCCTCCGCGGCCCCGGTGCTGATTCCGTTCTTCGCCCTGGCCCTCGGCTTCGGCCTGAACCTGGGCCAGGTGCTTAACGCAGGACTGCTCGGTGTGGCCCTGGGCCTGTTCGTGCTGATCGGCGGCGGCGCCGTGCTCTTCTTCGCGGACAAGCTGACCGGCGGCTCCGGCATCGCCGGCCTCGCGGCAGCCACCACCGCAGGCAACGCAGCCACCGTCCCCATGCTGGTGGCCGCAGCCAACCCGGCCTACTCCGCCGCGGCGGGTCCCGCCACGGTTCTGGTGGCAGCCTCCGTGGTGGTCACCGCCATCGGCTGCCCCCTCATGGTCGCTTGGTACGCTAAGCGCCTGAAAGCCAAGCAGCCCGTGGAAACCCGCGAGGTAACCCCAGCAGTATGA
- a CDS encoding DUF3841 domain-containing protein, whose translation MSNFPVTRARADRAVPAGRVGYDLNDDRLLLRTFQPEGVLEELLTTGQLIPDPSRAEPLFADAYDWMLRQMDRRLPTGGDGALWFWARITREYLVDSCRQHRGDVLLTCRIPRERVLMSHFSDWHRALGGTPHVPELPGESDDDYGARLDRIWDELNERKRAAGVLGKGFRDWPEDLRRDLERSWEQFLDPSTYGRWDTVQATAHALYAEDVVGAVRLDPR comes from the coding sequence GTGTCAAACTTTCCCGTTACCCGTGCCCGCGCGGACCGCGCAGTTCCCGCGGGCCGCGTCGGCTACGACCTGAACGACGACCGCCTCCTGCTGCGCACGTTCCAGCCTGAAGGGGTTCTGGAGGAGCTCCTTACCACCGGGCAACTCATCCCGGATCCGAGCCGGGCGGAGCCGCTGTTCGCCGATGCCTACGACTGGATGCTCCGGCAGATGGACCGCCGCCTTCCCACCGGCGGCGACGGGGCCCTTTGGTTCTGGGCGCGCATTACCCGTGAGTACCTGGTTGACAGCTGCAGGCAGCACCGCGGCGACGTTCTGCTGACCTGCCGGATCCCGCGGGAACGGGTTCTGATGTCCCACTTCTCGGACTGGCACCGCGCCCTGGGCGGCACACCTCACGTGCCGGAATTGCCGGGCGAGAGCGACGATGACTATGGCGCGCGGCTGGACCGGATCTGGGACGAACTCAACGAGCGCAAGCGGGCGGCCGGTGTGCTTGGCAAGGGGTTCCGGGACTGGCCCGAGGATCTGCGCAGGGATCTCGAGCGGAGCTGGGAGCAGTTCCTCGACCCGTCAACCTACGGCAGGTGGGACACCGTGCAGGCAACGGCGCATGCTCTGTACGCCGAAGACGTGGTAGGCGCTGTGCGACTGGACCCGCGATAG
- a CDS encoding triacylglycerol lipase, which yields MSFLSRALSISAAAVLASSLMAAPAQAVDVSPPGANDWSCKPSAEHPYPVVLVPGTFESMEKNWSTLSPYLKSQGYCVFALNYGETNGVYATAPVKDSAKELAPFVDAVRGATGAKQVNLVGHSQGGMMPRYYMGFLGGAKYVHQLVGIAPSNHGTEGVILPPPDLLPTPDYTAAGCAACADQQAGSPFMQELNSIGDTVAGPAYTVISTIHDEVVIPYNSQFLNGSARQVTNITIQDKCPADVFEHDQTPNDPVVHQLVGNALAQASGLADPAYQPACI from the coding sequence ATGTCATTCCTTAGCCGGGCCCTGTCCATATCCGCTGCTGCAGTCCTCGCCTCCTCATTGATGGCCGCTCCCGCCCAGGCCGTCGACGTGTCCCCGCCCGGAGCCAACGACTGGTCCTGCAAGCCGTCGGCCGAGCACCCGTATCCGGTGGTCCTGGTTCCGGGGACTTTCGAGAGCATGGAGAAGAACTGGTCCACGCTGTCGCCGTACCTCAAGAGCCAGGGGTACTGCGTCTTCGCCCTCAACTACGGCGAAACGAACGGGGTGTACGCCACGGCGCCGGTCAAGGATTCCGCGAAGGAGCTGGCCCCGTTCGTTGATGCTGTCCGTGGCGCCACCGGTGCCAAGCAGGTGAACCTGGTGGGCCACAGCCAGGGCGGCATGATGCCCCGCTACTACATGGGCTTCCTGGGCGGGGCCAAGTACGTCCATCAGCTTGTCGGCATCGCACCGTCCAACCACGGCACCGAAGGCGTGATCCTTCCGCCGCCGGACCTGCTTCCCACGCCCGACTACACCGCGGCAGGCTGTGCGGCCTGCGCGGACCAGCAGGCCGGTTCGCCCTTCATGCAGGAGCTCAACTCCATCGGCGATACTGTCGCCGGCCCGGCCTACACGGTCATCTCCACCATCCACGATGAGGTGGTGATCCCGTACAACAGCCAGTTCCTGAACGGATCCGCGCGGCAGGTCACCAACATCACCATCCAGGACAAGTGCCCGGCGGACGTCTTCGAGCACGACCAGACGCCGAACGATCCCGTGGTGCACCAGCTTGTGGGCAATGCGCTCGCCCAGGCGTCGGGTCTGGCGGATCCCGCCTACCAGCCCGCCTGCATTTAG
- a CDS encoding aromatic acid/H+ symport family MFS transporter — MTTSPSTRASRWPVWLCWLAMVLDGFDLVVLGTVIPTLIKTGELGFDAVGATLAATISLVGVGLGALFIAPLSDRFGHRKLLVACVLWFSIFTIAVVWAPNVAVFSTFRLLAGLGLGACLPVALAYMNDYAPAGSAGKSTTRTMTGYHAGAVATAFLALMVIPDWRTMFVVGGIAGLALVPLLWFKLPETLPAERNAKRQEKAGVRDLAKKPYPLVALAIAAASFMGLLLVYGLNTWLPQLMASAGYPVSAGISLLLVLNLGAVAGLIIAGILADKHGTKRIVLLWFGLSAVCLALLSVKVDNAILLNALVFVTGVFVFSSQVLVYAWVSQLFPARLRATALGFAAGVGRVGAIAGPAVTGGLVAAGIAYPWGFYAFAAAGALAVVALVTVPHSIAATQPVEERSN, encoded by the coding sequence ATGACTACGTCTCCTTCCACCCGCGCGTCACGCTGGCCGGTCTGGCTTTGCTGGCTGGCCATGGTCCTGGACGGCTTCGACCTGGTGGTGCTTGGCACCGTCATTCCCACACTCATCAAAACCGGCGAACTCGGCTTCGACGCGGTCGGCGCCACCCTGGCCGCAACCATCTCCCTCGTCGGCGTCGGGCTCGGCGCACTGTTCATTGCCCCGCTGTCGGACCGGTTCGGGCACCGCAAGCTGCTGGTTGCCTGCGTTCTGTGGTTCTCCATCTTCACCATCGCGGTGGTGTGGGCTCCCAACGTGGCTGTCTTCAGCACGTTCCGGCTGCTGGCCGGCCTGGGGCTGGGCGCCTGCCTTCCGGTCGCCCTGGCCTACATGAACGATTACGCACCCGCCGGTTCCGCCGGCAAGTCGACCACCCGGACCATGACCGGCTACCACGCAGGTGCGGTGGCCACGGCCTTCCTGGCGCTGATGGTCATCCCGGACTGGCGCACTATGTTCGTGGTGGGCGGCATCGCGGGCCTGGCCCTGGTGCCCCTCCTCTGGTTCAAGCTCCCCGAGACCCTGCCGGCAGAGCGGAACGCCAAGCGGCAGGAGAAGGCCGGTGTCCGCGACCTGGCGAAGAAGCCGTATCCCCTGGTGGCCCTGGCCATCGCTGCCGCCTCGTTCATGGGGCTCCTGCTGGTCTACGGCCTGAACACCTGGCTGCCGCAGCTCATGGCTTCCGCCGGCTATCCCGTCAGCGCAGGCATCTCACTGCTCCTGGTGCTGAACCTAGGCGCCGTTGCCGGCCTCATCATCGCCGGCATCCTGGCGGACAAGCACGGCACCAAGCGGATCGTGCTGCTCTGGTTTGGCCTGTCCGCCGTCTGCCTTGCCCTTCTCAGCGTCAAGGTTGATAACGCCATCCTGCTCAACGCCCTGGTCTTCGTCACAGGAGTGTTCGTCTTCAGCTCCCAGGTGCTCGTGTACGCCTGGGTCAGCCAGCTGTTCCCGGCCCGCTTGCGCGCCACCGCCCTCGGTTTCGCCGCCGGCGTGGGCCGCGTGGGAGCCATCGCCGGACCTGCCGTGACCGGCGGCCTGGTTGCCGCCGGCATCGCCTACCCGTGGGGCTTCTACGCGTTCGCCGCCGCCGGCGCCCTGGCCGTCGTGGCGCTCGTGACGGTACCGCACTCCATTGCCGCCACTCAGCCGGTGGAGGAGCGCAGCAACTGA
- a CDS encoding S8 family serine peptidase, protein MKKMLTAALAAMVLVLSAVTAAAPGNAAAPSSPSSPVPGQILVKFRDNSAAAGVLGQHGLTDGPAVGSTGAHLITVPAGRELQLVAALGRSSAVEYAEPDELVTAATADPYFDRQYALQNTGQSFTNTDGTVTVAAGTNDADVDAVEAWAVTNGTGVRVAIIDSGVAINHEDISSKVVDRANFSDTQILAPEDYDQYGHGTHVAGIVAATADNSLGVAGVCPGCSILDAKVLNSSGSGSSSGIAKGIDWAVGKGAKVINMSLGQRVSSRTLEAAVNNAWNQGVVIVAAVSNAGTQAQVYPGAYPNVIAVAATDNNDAKASFSTYGKWVDVAAPGVRVYSTLPNYTSVLGTQNKLSPGYDILSGTSMAAPIAAATAALVWSTPSGTSNASVRAKVESSADPIPGTGSYWAHGRVNACKAVGAPGC, encoded by the coding sequence ATGAAAAAGATGCTTACCGCAGCCCTGGCTGCGATGGTCCTGGTCCTCAGCGCCGTAACGGCGGCTGCCCCGGGGAACGCCGCCGCGCCGTCCTCGCCGTCCTCGCCAGTACCGGGACAAATCCTGGTCAAATTCCGGGACAACAGCGCCGCTGCAGGGGTCCTTGGCCAGCATGGGCTCACGGACGGCCCGGCGGTAGGCAGCACCGGCGCCCACCTCATCACAGTGCCGGCGGGCAGGGAACTGCAGCTCGTGGCTGCGCTCGGCCGCAGTTCCGCCGTTGAGTACGCCGAACCGGACGAATTGGTTACCGCCGCCACGGCCGACCCGTACTTCGACCGCCAGTACGCCCTGCAGAACACGGGCCAATCCTTCACGAACACCGACGGAACGGTAACCGTCGCCGCGGGCACCAACGACGCCGATGTGGACGCCGTCGAGGCGTGGGCTGTCACCAACGGAACCGGCGTCCGGGTGGCCATCATCGATTCCGGGGTTGCCATCAACCACGAGGACATCTCATCCAAGGTGGTGGACCGGGCAAACTTCAGCGACACCCAGATCCTCGCCCCGGAGGATTACGACCAGTACGGCCACGGCACCCACGTGGCCGGCATCGTGGCGGCCACGGCGGACAACTCCCTGGGCGTGGCAGGTGTATGCCCGGGCTGCTCCATCCTGGACGCCAAAGTCCTCAACAGCAGCGGGTCCGGCTCTTCCTCGGGCATTGCCAAGGGCATCGACTGGGCCGTCGGCAAGGGTGCCAAGGTCATCAACATGAGCCTGGGCCAGCGGGTGTCGTCACGGACCCTCGAAGCTGCCGTGAACAACGCCTGGAACCAGGGAGTGGTAATCGTAGCCGCGGTAAGCAACGCCGGTACCCAGGCCCAGGTCTACCCGGGCGCCTATCCGAACGTCATCGCAGTAGCAGCAACCGACAACAATGACGCCAAGGCATCCTTCTCCACGTACGGCAAGTGGGTGGACGTCGCTGCCCCGGGGGTCCGGGTCTACTCGACCCTCCCGAACTACACGTCCGTCCTTGGCACGCAGAACAAGCTTTCGCCGGGCTACGACATCCTCAGCGGCACGTCAATGGCCGCGCCCATTGCCGCTGCCACTGCCGCACTTGTGTGGAGCACCCCATCGGGCACCTCAAACGCATCCGTCCGCGCCAAGGTGGAATCTTCGGCTGACCCCATTCCCGGCACGGGTTCCTACTGGGCCCATGGGCGGGTGAACGCCTGCAAGGCAGTCGGCGCCCCGGGTTGTTGA
- a CDS encoding S8 family serine peptidase: MRKLFAAGLTAAVMVLGPVPLALPATAAQGAPAALGHIIVKFRDAGAAANVLHRHGLAGGSSIGGTGAQLVSVAPGGETQLIDALSRDPAVEYAEPDQPVGAATSDQYFPRQYALQNDGQSFTNTAGDITVPAGTKDADVDAVEAWNTTTGNGIKVAVLDSGVASDNPDIASKVVARANFSSSATKAGDPVAEDYYGHGTHVAGNVAATVDNTIGVAGVCPGCTILVSKVLNDSGVGSSSSLASGIDWAVSNGARVINMSLGVRASRTLEAAVNNAWNKGVVLVAAAGNGGNQTKIYPGAYPNVIAVGATDNNDAKASFSTYGASWVDIAAPGVNVYSTFPNHPFVLATQNNRSQGYDVGNGSSMSSAIVAAAAALAWSAHPGATNASIRADVESTADEVAGTGTDWAYGRVNAAAAVK; encoded by the coding sequence ATGAGAAAACTCTTCGCCGCCGGTCTCACGGCAGCCGTCATGGTGCTTGGCCCTGTCCCGTTGGCCCTTCCCGCCACCGCCGCGCAAGGTGCGCCTGCCGCGCTCGGGCACATCATTGTCAAGTTCCGCGACGCCGGTGCTGCCGCCAACGTCCTCCACCGGCACGGCCTCGCTGGTGGGTCCAGCATCGGCGGCACGGGCGCCCAGTTGGTCAGCGTTGCCCCGGGAGGCGAAACGCAGCTCATCGACGCACTAAGCCGGGATCCCGCCGTCGAATACGCCGAACCGGACCAGCCGGTGGGTGCCGCCACCTCTGACCAGTATTTCCCCCGCCAGTACGCCCTGCAGAATGACGGCCAGTCGTTCACCAACACCGCCGGCGACATCACGGTCCCCGCCGGCACCAAGGACGCTGACGTGGACGCCGTCGAGGCGTGGAACACCACCACCGGCAACGGCATCAAAGTCGCCGTCCTGGATTCCGGCGTCGCCAGCGACAACCCGGACATCGCCTCCAAGGTGGTGGCCCGCGCCAACTTCAGCAGCTCAGCCACCAAGGCCGGCGACCCCGTCGCGGAGGACTACTACGGCCACGGCACCCATGTGGCCGGCAACGTCGCCGCGACCGTGGACAACACCATCGGGGTGGCCGGCGTCTGCCCGGGCTGCACCATCCTGGTAAGCAAGGTCCTCAACGACAGTGGCGTCGGGTCCAGCTCCAGCCTGGCAAGCGGCATCGACTGGGCGGTCAGCAACGGAGCCAGGGTGATCAACATGAGCCTGGGAGTGCGGGCGTCGCGCACCCTGGAAGCCGCCGTCAACAACGCCTGGAACAAGGGGGTGGTGCTGGTGGCTGCGGCGGGCAACGGCGGCAACCAGACCAAGATCTATCCGGGCGCCTACCCCAACGTCATCGCCGTCGGCGCCACCGACAACAACGACGCCAAGGCCTCCTTCTCCACTTACGGCGCCAGCTGGGTGGACATCGCCGCGCCCGGCGTGAACGTCTACTCCACGTTCCCCAACCACCCGTTCGTCCTGGCAACACAGAACAACCGCTCGCAGGGCTACGACGTGGGCAATGGCAGTTCGATGTCCTCGGCCATCGTGGCCGCTGCCGCCGCCCTCGCCTGGAGCGCACACCCCGGCGCGACGAACGCGTCCATCCGCGCGGATGTGGAATCCACTGCCGACGAGGTTGCCGGCACGGGCACCGACTGGGCATACGGCCGGGTCAACGCGGCCGCCGCCGTGAAGTAG